In Triticum aestivum cultivar Chinese Spring chromosome 5B, IWGSC CS RefSeq v2.1, whole genome shotgun sequence, the following proteins share a genomic window:
- the LOC123114698 gene encoding succinate dehydrogenase subunit 8A, mitochondrial-like, producing MIYRNWSLLSSTVVIWGSVGAAGLAGIFLFGGKDVL from the exons ATGATCTACCGCAACTGGTCCCTGCTCTCCTCCACGGTGGTCATCTGGGGCAGCGTCGGCGCCGCCGGCCTCGCCGGGATCTTCCTCTTCGGCGGCAAG GATGTGCTCTAA